Within the Borreliella mayonii genome, the region AAGAATTAAAACAATTTACACAAAAGAACATTACTACTTAATTGTAAATACATTATAAAATAATCTTATGCAAATATTTAGAAATACAAATTGTAAAGATATATATTTTTATTTAAATAAATAATAAAAATTGCTGGCACACTAATTTGGAAAAATCTTTAAAAGAAATACTAGGTATGAATAGCAAAAATAAGCTATCTTCACACTTAATAATTCTTATTTACACACTAAACAATATTAATCTAAATTTAAATATTGAGTACTATAATAGGGGGTTTATACGCCGTGCGTTTACTTTTAACGTAGATAGATATTGCAATACTAGTAAAGATATTGAAATAGACATAGACTTACTAATAAAGTATCTAGATATTTTAGAAAACAATCTAAAAATCATAGCTAATAAATATAAAGTAGAAAAAAATATATTCAAACTTTACTACATAATCAATTATCCTTTAAAAATATGTTACACAAAAATTAGGAACTACTATAAATAGACTATATAATGGTTTAACGCCAAAAAATACTGCACTATATTTACAATATAATGGTTTAACGCCAAAAAATACTGCACTATATTTACAATATAATAGGGGGCTAATTCATTATGAATGGAATAATTAACGATACACTGGTCGCAAGAATAACAAAGCAAATTAAATTTGCTAAGAATAAGTTAATCATTCTTGTCAAAACACTAGATCACATGAATCAAGAATTATTCTATAGTGAAAACAAAGATTATACTCATTTATTAATAAAAAGCAAGTTTAATCTTGCTCTAGCTAAAACTACTCAACACGAAGTTAATTATAAAACCCTATTAGAATATCTTGAAATATTAGAAAAAAATCCAAAAGTAATCTTAAAATGTCCCACAAATAAAGAAAATGAAAGCTTTATAGGCCGTTATACACTCCTTTACCCTTTAGAAGTTTGTTGCACTAAAATTTATAATCTTCATCCTAATATTTAAGCTAATATAATCCAGAAAATTTACTATAATCGATTATATAAATAGTAAACCAATATCTATCCTAGTATATTATGGCCTATAATAGGCCCAATAAAGAATATTTTGATCTATAAATGATAAATCCATAAAGGACTATATGTCTTTTATGGATTTTGAACATGAATAATTATTAAATTACCAATATAAAGCTAAATACAAAATAAATCCAATATATCTTTAAATTCTAGAAAATTTTTAATCTAAAAAAATCATTATTATAGTGCCCAAAACAAAATAAAACTTAAACTGGGAAAATTAGTGTTACATAAAATGAATAGGGCTTAAGACAAATTCTTTATAAAAAACTTGCTTTAAGCCCTATTTCACGATCACTTCTTTGTAATTCGAACTCTCGTCGAACTATTTATAGTATAACAAAAATTAAACCATAGTCAAGTTGTATTTTAAATAAATTTTAATCTCAATTACTAAAACTTTACAATATAACTAAAATTGATATAAGAGTATTTACTTTTATAGCAATTTTAGTTATATTGTAAAATGATCACTACAATTGTAAGGAGAAGTCTCTATGAATTCAAAAACAACAAATAAAACCAATAGAAATTGCTATAATAAAGTTCAACACAAATTAATAGTTCTTATTTCAACAATATGCTATCTAAACAAAACACATAAGAAATATACACAAAAAACCATACTCTATTACTTTAATGAAAATCTAAGAAAAAACGGTCAAACTATTTCTACACTAAGAACTATGCAAAAGTATATCTATAGACTACAAAAAGAAATAAAAGTCACAACAAACTACTATCAACATATGGGGGTAAATTCGGGTACGGAAATTTATTACAAGCTTAATTATCCTAAAAAAGATTGTTATCATAAAATAAACCAGCACTTTAAAGAA harbors:
- a CDS encoding plasmid maintenance protein yields the protein MNGIINDTLVARITKQIKFAKNKLIILVKTLDHMNQELFYSENKDYTHLLIKSKFNLALAKTTQHEVNYKTLLEYLEILEKNPKVILKCPTNKENESFIGRYTLLYPLEVCCTKIYNLHPNI